One Tunturibacter gelidoferens genomic region harbors:
- a CDS encoding orotate phosphoribosyltransferase, giving the protein MSTDSRTTLLNLIATHSFKLGDFTLASGQKSDYYIDCRITTLHAEGGRLSGLVLYDLIREILPNPERIEAVGGLTMGADPLVSNTASASAWALADYNEIAELSDALELDPDERSDEGPAPTLIHGFLVRKAEKTHGTGRRIEGFLKPGAYVVIVDDVCTTGGSTITAIESTREAGMHVAGVLCLVDREQGGRANIEAAIPGVPFHSVFTASDVRAAHIAQQKSR; this is encoded by the coding sequence ATGTCAACCGACAGCCGCACCACCCTCCTCAACCTCATCGCGACCCACTCCTTCAAGCTAGGCGACTTCACCCTCGCAAGCGGACAGAAGTCGGACTACTACATCGACTGCCGCATCACCACCCTCCACGCCGAAGGCGGCCGCCTCTCCGGCCTCGTCCTCTACGACCTCATCCGCGAAATCCTCCCCAATCCCGAAAGGATCGAAGCCGTAGGCGGCCTGACCATGGGTGCCGACCCCCTGGTCTCCAACACCGCCAGCGCAAGCGCCTGGGCGCTCGCCGACTACAACGAGATCGCCGAACTCTCCGACGCCCTCGAACTCGATCCCGACGAACGCAGCGACGAAGGCCCCGCACCCACCCTCATCCACGGCTTCCTCGTCCGCAAAGCCGAGAAGACCCACGGCACCGGCCGCCGCATCGAAGGCTTTCTCAAACCCGGCGCCTACGTCGTCATCGTCGACGACGTCTGCACCACCGGCGGTTCCACCATCACCGCCATCGAATCCACCCGTGAAGCCGGCATGCACGTCGCCGGAGTCCTCTGCCTGGTAGACCGCGAACAGGGCGGCCGCGCCAACATCGAAGCCGCCATCCCCGGCGTCCCCTTCCACTCGGTCTTCACCGCCTCCGACGTCCGCGCCGCTCACATCGCTCAGCAAAAATCGAGATGA
- a CDS encoding TonB-dependent receptor, protein MITLKKLRLIIPLLVLALSPCVFGQAVNATLLGTINDPTGATVPGVKVTVIEAATGAVHQTVTNESGNYTIPDLPPGTYNITAEAPGFKKDTHQNIDLLTNSSTRIDISMVTGSVSETVLVTTAPPLLQTDRADISTKIESKQVADLPLGTNRNFQTLLNLVPGMAPATFQHSQFFNAASTLQTEANGLPRMGNLYQIEGIDDDERTGLLQIIIPPAESIQTVDISTNNFEAELGRATGAVTNVILKSGSNAFHGSAFEFIQNSAVNARSYFGGPLGHLSYNYYGGSIGGPIIKDKLFFFADYLGTSDHERVSSTLTIPDSRYYTPNAQGNIDLSAALGAVDPASQTKIGQVFDPASGDGKTTPRTPFANNQIPISAVNPVSLKILQMVNAAALTNGTLNHSAPLINPANNYTTNLPFTKGTNSFDTKVDWTINERNHLSGRYSYQRVNTFQAPAFGSFLGGPAGGGFEGTGLQTSYSTGGNYDHIFSPTLFTEVRFGVAHLRNNSQPSDYGSNDADALGVPGVNIAGQPFTSGQVGLTINGGFSGTLIGYSASVPWIRGESNIDFVNNWTKVIRNHTIKFGGDLRRVRDDLLQDQTFSPRGAFTFSDVQTSSNVCPSGPASCVAAKTNISNDIASFLFDLPSQTGRDLNTFFPAYRQWWFFAFASDKWQATSKLTVDLGIRWEFYPPATPRHSGGFSNYDPTTNNIVIAGTGGNPDNLGLETRYRYFAPRTGFAYRATDDTVIRGGFGISYMPFPDNVYAYNYPIRANNSYQPAGASPFTPAVLGDGVTPATFQAGFPAPVKVTIPSSGIIPANTSFLKNQAYFYIPKTFKNAYAESWNVAVQQAFRGNLSLQLAYVANHGVDISGAQNINQPTTYGGGAKSDPENILFGRTAATNQYFLPFSSNYQSLQAQLTKRFSNSLAFTSAFTWGKAMGYISNNVSPANSPDDGGLLFYANPRKNYAPLDFDRTLNFEQSFTYELPFGRGHSTFNSGFANVALGGWKISGIISVLSGLPFSVLTNGANLNTPGTSQTANLTGTYHVTHQVGANAHWFDPTAFSVPSGCPTNTTCTPENVGAGNTGRNQFRGPGYIQDNFSLFKSFNIFREATMETRIEAFQLSNTPQFVFNPNFSNTNNCCTASSFGQITNTLGSGQGSVNGVGGGRTLQASVHFLF, encoded by the coding sequence GTGATCACGCTAAAGAAACTAAGACTCATCATTCCCCTTCTCGTCCTCGCTCTATCACCCTGTGTCTTCGGGCAGGCAGTCAACGCAACACTGCTCGGCACGATCAATGACCCAACTGGGGCAACTGTTCCCGGGGTCAAAGTCACCGTGATAGAAGCCGCGACCGGCGCCGTTCATCAGACTGTGACCAACGAGAGCGGCAACTACACCATTCCCGATCTTCCGCCCGGAACCTACAACATCACCGCAGAGGCTCCGGGATTCAAGAAGGACACGCATCAGAACATCGATCTCCTCACGAACTCCTCCACACGCATCGACATCTCCATGGTGACCGGCAGCGTCTCGGAGACCGTTCTTGTGACGACCGCTCCCCCTCTCCTTCAGACCGACCGTGCCGACATCAGCACCAAGATCGAGTCCAAACAGGTCGCTGATCTACCCCTCGGAACCAACCGCAACTTTCAAACACTGCTTAATCTCGTTCCCGGTATGGCGCCTGCGACCTTTCAACACTCCCAATTCTTCAATGCCGCCAGCACGCTACAAACTGAAGCGAACGGCCTGCCACGCATGGGCAATCTCTACCAGATCGAAGGCATCGATGACGATGAGCGCACCGGACTTCTTCAGATCATCATCCCGCCCGCGGAGTCCATTCAAACCGTAGACATCTCAACCAATAACTTCGAAGCAGAGCTTGGCCGCGCCACCGGCGCCGTCACCAACGTCATCCTGAAATCTGGGTCGAACGCCTTCCACGGTTCGGCCTTCGAATTTATTCAGAACAGCGCCGTAAATGCTCGCTCCTACTTCGGTGGCCCCCTCGGTCATCTGTCGTACAACTACTACGGCGGCAGCATCGGCGGTCCCATTATCAAAGACAAACTTTTCTTCTTCGCGGACTATCTCGGAACCTCAGATCATGAGCGCGTTAGCAGCACTCTCACCATTCCAGATTCGCGTTATTACACTCCGAACGCTCAGGGCAACATCGATCTCAGCGCTGCCCTCGGAGCAGTCGACCCGGCAAGCCAAACCAAGATAGGCCAGGTCTTCGATCCCGCCAGTGGAGATGGTAAGACGACACCGCGCACACCTTTCGCGAACAATCAGATACCGATCAGTGCGGTCAATCCAGTTTCGCTAAAGATTCTGCAGATGGTGAATGCTGCAGCCCTTACCAATGGAACCCTGAACCATAGCGCGCCTCTCATCAACCCTGCCAACAACTACACGACCAACCTTCCTTTCACCAAGGGCACAAACAGCTTCGATACAAAGGTCGATTGGACCATCAACGAGCGGAACCACCTCAGCGGCCGATACAGCTATCAGCGTGTCAACACCTTCCAGGCTCCCGCATTTGGCTCTTTCCTGGGTGGCCCTGCTGGCGGCGGCTTTGAAGGTACCGGCCTCCAGACCTCTTACAGCACTGGCGGCAACTACGACCACATCTTCTCTCCGACCCTCTTCACGGAAGTCCGATTCGGCGTTGCCCACCTGCGAAACAACTCACAGCCAAGCGACTACGGCTCCAACGACGCGGACGCTCTGGGTGTCCCAGGCGTAAACATTGCGGGACAGCCCTTTACCTCCGGACAGGTTGGCCTCACCATCAACGGCGGCTTCTCCGGAACTCTCATCGGATACTCAGCCTCGGTCCCATGGATTCGCGGCGAATCGAACATCGACTTCGTTAACAACTGGACTAAGGTCATCCGCAACCACACCATCAAATTTGGTGGCGACCTTCGCCGTGTCCGCGACGACCTGCTCCAGGATCAAACCTTCAGCCCACGCGGTGCATTCACCTTCTCCGACGTTCAAACTTCAAGCAACGTCTGCCCGTCCGGGCCAGCCAGTTGTGTCGCGGCAAAAACAAACATCTCCAACGACATCGCCAGCTTCCTCTTCGACCTTCCCAGTCAGACGGGACGCGACCTCAACACCTTCTTTCCGGCCTACCGTCAATGGTGGTTCTTCGCCTTCGCCAGCGACAAGTGGCAGGCAACCTCAAAGCTGACCGTCGACCTCGGCATTCGCTGGGAGTTCTATCCGCCTGCAACGCCAAGGCACTCCGGTGGTTTTTCCAACTACGATCCCACGACCAACAACATCGTCATCGCGGGCACCGGCGGCAACCCGGACAATCTCGGTTTAGAGACTCGATACAGGTACTTCGCACCGCGTACAGGATTCGCTTACCGCGCGACAGACGATACCGTCATCCGCGGAGGCTTCGGCATCAGCTACATGCCGTTCCCGGACAACGTCTACGCCTATAACTACCCGATCCGCGCCAACAACAGCTATCAGCCGGCGGGAGCATCGCCCTTCACTCCTGCAGTACTTGGTGATGGGGTAACGCCAGCTACCTTCCAGGCCGGCTTCCCCGCCCCGGTAAAGGTCACTATCCCCTCCAGCGGCATCATTCCCGCGAACACCAGCTTCTTGAAAAATCAAGCCTATTTTTACATCCCTAAAACCTTCAAGAATGCATACGCCGAATCCTGGAACGTCGCAGTGCAGCAGGCATTCCGTGGAAATCTCTCGCTTCAACTCGCATACGTCGCAAACCACGGCGTCGATATCTCCGGCGCTCAGAACATCAACCAACCGACGACCTACGGCGGGGGCGCAAAGTCTGATCCTGAAAATATCCTGTTCGGACGCACTGCGGCGACCAATCAATACTTCCTCCCCTTCTCTTCCAACTACCAATCCCTTCAGGCGCAACTGACAAAACGATTCTCAAACAGCCTGGCATTTACCTCCGCCTTCACCTGGGGCAAAGCAATGGGCTACATCAGCAATAACGTCTCGCCCGCGAACAGCCCTGACGATGGCGGCCTCTTGTTCTATGCGAACCCTCGCAAAAACTACGCTCCACTCGACTTCGACCGCACCCTGAACTTCGAGCAGAGCTTTACCTACGAGCTTCCCTTTGGTCGTGGCCATAGCACTTTCAACTCCGGCTTCGCGAACGTCGCTCTCGGAGGCTGGAAGATCTCCGGAATAATCTCTGTCCTCTCCGGCCTTCCCTTCAGCGTCCTCACAAACGGTGCAAACCTCAACACTCCCGGAACCTCTCAGACGGCAAACCTCACTGGCACATACCATGTCACGCATCAGGTCGGTGCGAACGCGCACTGGTTCGACCCGACAGCCTTCTCTGTCCCCAGCGGATGCCCTACAAATACCACCTGCACACCTGAGAATGTCGGCGCCGGCAACACCGGAAGAAATCAGTTCCGCGGCCCTGGTTATATTCAGGACAACTTCTCCTTGTTCAAGAGCTTCAATATCTTCCGAGAAGCCACCATGGAGACTCGCATTGAAGCCTTCCAGTTGAGCAATACCCCGCAATTCGTCTTCAATCCAAACTTCAGCAACACCAACAACTGCTGCACGGCTTCTAGCTTCGGTCAGATCACAAACACCCTCGGCAGCGGCCAGGGCAGCGTAAACGGGGTCGGAGGAGGCCGCACCCTGCAGGCGTCGGTGCATTTCCTGTTCTGA
- a CDS encoding sugar phosphate isomerase/epimerase family protein, with product MAVAATAARPLFGLPTAAQSPFKIAVISDEISQDFDHACSVIANDFGLHYVELREMWGKNLQTVSDAEIAEAQKILAKYSLQVTDIASPLFKVDWPGAPKSQYSSKEDLHGAAESAYKQQDEVLARSISLAKQFKTDKIRCFDFWRLDDVAPYRAAINEKLRATAEITGQQGILLVIENEFACNTATGREAAKTLEAIQSPHFVLNWDAGNAVMRGELDAFPGGWDALPKNRIHHCHCKNAVKDDTGKIVWSPVDKGYVDWTAQFRALKQAGYRDAVSLETHWRGAGTPEASTRISWAGMKQCLVNSGTF from the coding sequence ATGGCCGTTGCAGCCACCGCAGCCCGACCATTGTTTGGCCTCCCTACCGCGGCGCAATCCCCCTTCAAAATCGCAGTCATCTCGGACGAGATCTCGCAAGACTTTGATCATGCCTGCTCCGTCATCGCGAACGACTTCGGCCTGCACTATGTGGAGCTGCGCGAGATGTGGGGCAAGAATCTCCAAACCGTCTCCGACGCCGAGATTGCCGAAGCTCAGAAAATCCTCGCGAAATACAGCCTTCAGGTCACCGACATCGCGAGCCCACTCTTCAAAGTCGACTGGCCCGGCGCCCCCAAGTCCCAATACAGCTCCAAGGAAGACCTCCACGGCGCCGCCGAGTCCGCCTACAAGCAGCAGGACGAAGTCCTCGCTCGTTCCATCTCTCTCGCAAAACAGTTCAAGACCGACAAGATTCGCTGCTTCGACTTCTGGCGCCTGGATGACGTCGCTCCCTACCGTGCAGCCATCAACGAGAAGCTTCGAGCCACCGCTGAGATCACCGGCCAACAAGGCATTCTCTTAGTCATCGAAAACGAATTCGCATGCAACACTGCCACCGGCCGCGAGGCAGCAAAGACCCTCGAAGCCATTCAATCCCCGCACTTCGTCCTCAACTGGGACGCCGGAAACGCCGTCATGCGCGGCGAACTCGACGCCTTCCCCGGTGGCTGGGACGCTCTGCCCAAAAACCGCATCCACCACTGCCACTGCAAAAACGCCGTCAAGGACGACACAGGAAAGATCGTCTGGTCGCCCGTGGATAAAGGTTACGTCGACTGGACCGCACAGTTCCGTGCCCTAAAACAAGCCGGCTACCGCGACGCCGTCAGCCTCGAAACGCACTGGCGCGGAGCGGGCACCCCGGAAGCCTCCACGCGAATCAGCTGGGCTGGCATGAAGCAGTGCCTGGTGAACTCGGGAACCTTTTAG
- a CDS encoding STAS domain-containing protein, with protein sequence MNTLEINIRNHEGIEAVELSGALVLGVPVNNLRQKIDSLTAHGATRFVFNLTGISRMDSSGIGLLVMIMSSTKEAGGALKLVNPSKQVTQTLKMCNLLPLFEVFSEEQEAISSFSNPE encoded by the coding sequence TTGAACACACTTGAGATAAACATCAGGAACCACGAGGGAATAGAAGCCGTTGAACTGAGCGGTGCACTCGTCCTCGGCGTTCCGGTCAATAACCTGCGACAAAAAATAGACAGTCTGACTGCTCATGGAGCGACCCGGTTCGTCTTCAATCTCACCGGCATCAGCCGCATGGACTCGAGCGGCATCGGACTCCTGGTGATGATCATGAGTTCAACGAAAGAGGCGGGCGGGGCCTTGAAACTCGTAAATCCATCGAAGCAAGTAACGCAAACCTTGAAGATGTGCAACCTTTTACCGCTCTTTGAGGTGTTTTCCGAGGAACAGGAAGCTATATCCTCTTTCTCTAATCCTGAGTGA
- a CDS encoding sugar phosphate isomerase/epimerase family protein, whose product MTNTLSRRSFVQSGALLAAAGITSNALPSLALQPSHAAGAPSPIQLGLASYTFRNFTRAQMIGFMKQLNVTELNVKDTKDHLPMDPAEESKALADYTAAGIKLHAAGAIYFAKDEDADIRSKFEYCKRAGISVIVAGDPAPDTLPRVEKFVKEYDIRIAIHNHGPEDKLWHSPLDILKAVKNMDPRIGCCIDVGHTVRAGTDVVQAIHEVGPRLFNVHMKDLTNFESKESQVAVGDGIMPVRGIFEALIKTKYKGFVDLEYEVHADDPMPGVIASFSYMRGVLAGMGYLTHG is encoded by the coding sequence ATGACCAATACGCTCTCACGTCGCAGCTTCGTCCAATCCGGCGCTCTCCTCGCGGCGGCAGGAATCACCTCCAACGCCCTTCCCTCCCTGGCGCTGCAGCCCTCGCACGCCGCCGGAGCGCCGTCTCCCATTCAACTTGGTCTGGCCAGCTACACCTTCCGCAACTTCACCCGCGCACAGATGATCGGCTTCATGAAGCAGCTCAACGTCACGGAACTCAACGTGAAGGACACCAAGGATCATCTTCCCATGGATCCAGCGGAGGAGAGCAAGGCACTCGCAGACTACACCGCCGCCGGCATCAAGCTCCACGCCGCCGGAGCGATCTACTTCGCCAAAGACGAGGATGCTGACATCCGCAGCAAGTTCGAGTACTGCAAACGCGCCGGAATCTCCGTCATCGTCGCCGGCGACCCAGCGCCCGACACCCTTCCCCGCGTAGAAAAATTCGTCAAGGAATACGACATCCGCATCGCCATCCACAATCACGGCCCCGAAGACAAACTCTGGCACTCCCCGCTCGATATCCTCAAGGCCGTCAAAAACATGGACCCACGCATCGGCTGCTGCATCGACGTCGGCCACACCGTCCGTGCGGGCACAGATGTAGTTCAAGCCATTCACGAGGTCGGTCCACGCCTGTTCAACGTCCACATGAAGGACCTCACCAACTTCGAAAGCAAAGAAAGCCAAGTTGCCGTGGGAGACGGAATTATGCCGGTGAGAGGAATCTTCGAGGCTCTTATCAAAACCAAATACAAAGGTTTCGTCGACCTGGAATACGAGGTCCACGCCGACGACCCAATGCCAGGTGTCATCGCCAGCTTCTCCTACATGCGAGGCGTCCTGGCCGGAATGGGATATCTAACCCACGGCTGA
- a CDS encoding DoxX family membrane protein: MSAAEQQSRALAFLRISIGLLFLILAEYKLTSTKFIWGGMAQNIGGFLKEGSYAFIRPLLKNIILPHAVFFGAVVAISELLIALSLLAGVLVRWASLGGLTMVLLFLFSSNYPGPNSPFWLFFGASLENSVLALCFIAFLISPPPQRWIPRQPKQ, translated from the coding sequence ATGAGCGCAGCCGAACAACAATCCAGAGCGCTCGCCTTCCTGCGCATCTCCATCGGCCTTCTCTTCCTCATCTTGGCCGAGTACAAACTCACCAGCACCAAATTCATCTGGGGAGGAATGGCCCAGAACATCGGAGGGTTCCTCAAAGAGGGCTCCTACGCCTTCATCCGCCCCCTGCTCAAAAACATCATCCTTCCGCACGCCGTCTTCTTCGGCGCCGTCGTCGCCATCTCCGAACTGTTGATTGCACTGAGCTTGCTCGCAGGAGTTCTGGTCCGCTGGGCTAGCCTCGGCGGTCTGACCATGGTGCTGCTCTTCCTCTTCTCTTCGAACTATCCCGGCCCCAACTCCCCTTTCTGGCTGTTCTTCGGTGCCTCTCTCGAGAACTCCGTCCTCGCCCTCTGCTTCATTGCTTTCCTGATCAGCCCTCCCCCGCAGCGCTGGATTCCTCGCCAGCCCAAGCAATAA
- a CDS encoding NAD(P)-dependent oxidoreductase, whose translation MRLMILGATGGIGRLLVSGALEAGHEVTAFVRSPEKVSQKSPRLRVIGGDLFDVQQMAVAVRESEVVISGFGPSTLRKTTLRRDFGHAVVQAMRVAGVRRLIHVTSAFLFSDAGAMVALFGGTLFHNVVKDHVRSEAEMMQPDLEWTMVRPPRLVNQTAKGRIREVAGHLPKGGTVISRADVASFMLKEAAAPRYVRQIVGISD comes from the coding sequence ATGCGATTAATGATTCTTGGTGCGACGGGCGGGATCGGACGGCTGCTTGTTTCCGGTGCGCTCGAAGCAGGGCATGAGGTGACGGCGTTTGTGCGTTCTCCAGAGAAGGTAAGCCAGAAGAGCCCGCGGTTGCGTGTGATTGGCGGCGATCTTTTTGATGTGCAGCAGATGGCTGTTGCTGTCCGCGAGAGTGAGGTGGTTATCTCCGGATTTGGTCCGTCTACCCTGCGCAAGACGACGCTGCGGCGTGATTTTGGGCATGCAGTGGTGCAAGCGATGCGGGTGGCCGGAGTGAGGCGTTTGATCCACGTCACGTCGGCGTTTTTGTTTTCGGACGCAGGAGCGATGGTTGCGTTATTTGGCGGCACGCTGTTTCACAATGTGGTGAAAGACCATGTGAGGTCGGAGGCTGAGATGATGCAGCCTGATCTGGAGTGGACGATGGTGCGGCCTCCGCGGCTGGTGAACCAGACTGCAAAGGGTCGGATACGAGAGGTGGCAGGGCACCTGCCGAAGGGCGGCACCGTGATCTCGAGAGCCGATGTGGCGAGCTTCATGCTGAAGGAGGCGGCTGCGCCGCGCTACGTGAGGCAGATTGTCGGGATCAGTGATTGA
- a CDS encoding TetR/AcrR family transcriptional regulator: MKKKSTPGSTAKKKPRQKRTYESPARQRQADETRSRIAAAARLLLTRNGYAGMTIPAVAAAAGVAVPTVYAIFGSKKGIVAELLDQARFGDDYHALVNEVQQVTAPLERLTFVSRIARRVYESEVPVEDLLRGAGMLAPELASVEEERDCQRYDRQLLVIDALHKAKLFRPGLTRDTARDILWCLTSRDLYRMLVRDRNWTSQQYETWLNEALRRELVKTT; the protein is encoded by the coding sequence GTGAAGAAAAAGTCCACCCCCGGCTCAACCGCAAAAAAGAAGCCCAGGCAGAAGCGAACCTACGAGTCCCCCGCCCGCCAGCGTCAGGCCGACGAAACTCGCAGCCGCATCGCCGCAGCCGCGCGCCTGCTCCTTACTCGCAACGGTTACGCCGGCATGACCATCCCCGCCGTAGCAGCGGCCGCCGGAGTAGCCGTCCCCACCGTCTACGCCATCTTCGGCTCCAAAAAAGGCATCGTTGCAGAGCTGCTCGATCAGGCCCGCTTTGGCGACGACTACCACGCTCTCGTCAACGAGGTTCAGCAAGTCACCGCCCCCCTCGAGCGCCTCACCTTCGTCTCGCGCATCGCCCGCCGCGTCTACGAGTCCGAAGTTCCCGTCGAAGATCTTCTCCGCGGAGCCGGCATGCTAGCTCCCGAACTCGCGTCCGTCGAAGAGGAGCGCGACTGCCAGCGCTACGATCGCCAGCTCCTCGTCATCGACGCCCTCCACAAGGCAAAACTATTCCGCCCCGGTCTCACCCGCGACACCGCGCGCGACATCCTCTGGTGCCTCACCAGCCGCGACCTCTATCGCATGCTCGTCCGAGACCGAAACTGGACTTCCCAGCAGTACGAAACCTGGCTTAACGAAGCCCTCCGCCGCGAGTTGGTAAAGACCACCTAG
- a CDS encoding ester cyclase encodes MKIDAFRLKSLPIAFSVAIGALALNSAAQQPAAHSMQGGGQMSNVDAHAATIHRLYEECLNQGRTDLLPELVTANVVNHTGSNEQRGLAAFEQGMQQVRAMYPDRHFTVDDVLANGDKGAARWTMVATNTVPILGVAPTGRQLTNHGVVFYRFEGVKIAEVWIQVDQLGVLRQIGVQIPGLPAKAGAER; translated from the coding sequence GTGAAAATCGATGCGTTTCGCTTGAAGTCTCTTCCGATTGCGTTTTCGGTGGCAATCGGCGCGTTGGCTCTCAACTCCGCGGCGCAGCAGCCTGCGGCCCATTCCATGCAAGGAGGAGGACAGATGTCGAACGTTGATGCCCATGCTGCTACGATCCATCGTCTTTATGAGGAGTGCCTGAATCAAGGGCGGACGGATTTGTTGCCTGAGCTGGTGACGGCGAATGTGGTGAATCATACGGGGTCGAACGAACAGAGGGGACTGGCTGCGTTCGAGCAAGGCATGCAGCAGGTTCGAGCGATGTATCCGGATCGTCACTTCACGGTGGACGATGTGTTAGCCAATGGGGACAAGGGCGCGGCGCGATGGACGATGGTTGCGACGAATACGGTGCCCATTCTTGGTGTGGCTCCGACGGGGCGACAGCTGACCAATCATGGCGTGGTGTTCTACCGGTTTGAGGGAGTGAAGATTGCCGAGGTTTGGATTCAGGTGGACCAGCTTGGTGTGCTGCGTCAGATTGGCGTGCAGATTCCTGGTCTTCCGGCGAAGGCTGGAGCGGAGCGCTAG
- a CDS encoding Gfo/Idh/MocA family protein: MITRREFLDTLAVGAAGLAVASTAKSYAQILGSNDRLNFAVIGVRSRAYAHLSALKANKKDARIAYVCDVDSNTLKKFADDTQKEMGEAPAAEKDFRHILQQKDVDAITIAAPDHWHTPMAIAGLQAGKHVYVEKPCSHNPAEGALLVQAQQKYGKLVQMGTQQRSSPHTIEIVDKIHNGLIGRAYFAKAWYSNVRKSIGTGKEAPVPPQLDWDLWQGPAPRRAYTDNIQPYNWHWFRTYGTGETLNNGTHEIDVCRWALGVDFPDRVTSSGGRYQFKDDWQFYDTLVTSFYYADKMITWEGKSCQGMKYYNRDRGSAIMGTTGSVLVDRDGYEIYDLKGNKTSEFATGKETSSSDLTGRDSMTDAHFANFIAGVRKGEKLNAPVSIGNVAVTMLQLSNVAWEVNRELQLDNTDGKVLHDSEAMKMWGRDYEKGWAPHL, encoded by the coding sequence ATGATTACCAGACGAGAGTTTCTCGACACACTAGCAGTAGGAGCAGCGGGCCTCGCTGTCGCATCAACCGCAAAGAGTTACGCGCAGATCCTCGGCTCCAACGACCGCCTCAACTTTGCCGTCATCGGTGTTCGAAGCCGAGCCTATGCTCACCTCTCCGCGCTCAAGGCGAACAAGAAAGATGCACGTATCGCCTATGTCTGCGACGTGGACAGCAACACGCTAAAGAAGTTCGCCGACGACACGCAAAAAGAGATGGGCGAAGCACCTGCAGCCGAAAAAGACTTTCGCCACATCCTTCAACAGAAGGACGTCGACGCCATCACCATCGCTGCGCCCGACCACTGGCACACCCCAATGGCCATCGCTGGTTTACAGGCAGGTAAGCACGTCTACGTCGAAAAGCCCTGCAGCCACAACCCGGCCGAGGGCGCGCTCCTCGTACAAGCCCAGCAGAAGTACGGAAAGCTCGTCCAGATGGGCACCCAGCAGCGCTCCTCACCCCACACCATTGAGATCGTCGACAAGATTCACAACGGCCTGATTGGCCGTGCTTACTTCGCCAAGGCCTGGTACAGCAACGTAAGAAAGTCGATCGGCACAGGCAAGGAAGCGCCCGTACCGCCGCAGCTCGACTGGGACCTCTGGCAGGGTCCCGCGCCGCGACGTGCCTACACCGACAACATTCAACCCTACAATTGGCACTGGTTCCGAACCTATGGCACCGGCGAAACCCTCAACAACGGCACTCATGAGATCGACGTCTGCCGTTGGGCACTCGGTGTCGACTTCCCCGACCGGGTGACCTCATCCGGTGGACGCTATCAGTTCAAGGACGACTGGCAGTTCTATGACACTCTCGTCACCAGTTTTTACTACGCCGATAAGATGATCACCTGGGAGGGCAAGAGCTGCCAGGGAATGAAGTACTACAACCGAGACCGTGGATCGGCCATCATGGGAACCACTGGCTCTGTGCTCGTCGATCGCGACGGATACGAGATCTACGATCTCAAAGGAAACAAGACCAGCGAGTTTGCAACTGGAAAAGAAACATCCTCCTCCGATCTCACCGGCCGCGACTCCATGACCGACGCTCACTTCGCGAACTTCATCGCCGGAGTTCGCAAGGGTGAGAAACTCAACGCTCCCGTCTCCATTGGAAACGTCGCCGTTACCATGCTTCAACTCTCCAATGTCGCCTGGGAGGTCAACCGCGAGCTTCAACTCGATAACACCGACGGGAAGGTGCTGCATGATTCTGAAGCCATGAAGATGTGGGGCCGCGACTACGAAAAAGGCTGGGCGCCTCACCTCTAG